A single region of the Methanobrevibacter ruminantium genome encodes:
- a CDS encoding oligosaccharide repeat unit polymerase family protein, giving the protein MSLIYSITSKITRTIEDMISKSFLFTLIFKILGFIENEWVNSYFKSLYPSENFLSIFKKSKILKEEIFSPLVVLVTFTLFLLLATEPVSRDLQFTILIAFISFFIGAIILTRFVLNNSESNKIPVFDTKDVYSIGFCLTLIGIIFLFISIASVGGLPILKSSLRYSLKPIFTMPVFLVVPGIGLIASHRLNQYKSGEISRSQVRFRFLILTLIGIITVLTLEYRTPIIAILLMMIIIAYYGEILSVWEVILGALIGVFTIMGIGYMRSLNELAISTNTSIFSTLEHRANFTMHVLNLLNQISGNFGILHGKMIASSMPGSDLGPRMLVGKLIAWRTEVTVTPTLLGQMIVDFGKIGVAVEMCLLGFILGTGYKIIKITKDSFYIAIYSLILTYSILGVETGILDIQILFYFLIISFIYLAAILKDKGIKIY; this is encoded by the coding sequence ATGAGTTTAATATATTCTATAACTAGCAAGATAACTAGAACTATAGAAGATATGATTAGCAAATCCTTCTTATTTACACTTATTTTCAAAATCTTAGGATTTATTGAAAATGAATGGGTCAATAGCTATTTCAAGAGCTTGTATCCTAGTGAAAACTTTTTATCCATTTTCAAAAAAAGCAAAATTCTTAAGGAGGAAATATTTTCACCACTTGTTGTTTTAGTTACATTTACACTTTTTTTACTTCTTGCAACAGAACCTGTTTCAAGGGATTTGCAATTCACCATATTGATTGCATTCATCTCATTTTTCATTGGGGCAATCATATTAACAAGATTTGTTTTAAACAATAGTGAAAGTAATAAAATACCCGTGTTTGATACAAAAGACGTATATTCAATAGGATTTTGCCTTACATTAATTGGAATCATATTCCTTTTCATAAGCATTGCATCTGTTGGAGGATTGCCAATATTGAAATCCTCTTTAAGATACTCACTAAAACCTATATTCACAATGCCAGTGTTCCTAGTGGTACCTGGAATAGGGCTTATTGCATCACACAGATTGAACCAATACAAAAGCGGTGAAATCTCAAGAAGCCAAGTGAGATTCAGGTTCCTTATTCTAACATTAATTGGAATTATAACTGTTCTCACACTTGAATACAGAACACCGATCATTGCTATCCTTCTCATGATGATCATCATTGCTTACTATGGTGAGATCTTATCAGTTTGGGAAGTGATTTTAGGTGCATTGATAGGAGTTTTTACAATTATGGGAATTGGTTATATGAGATCATTGAATGAGCTTGCAATAAGTACAAACACCAGCATATTCTCCACCTTGGAACATAGGGCTAACTTCACTATGCATGTATTGAACCTATTGAATCAGATTTCAGGCAACTTTGGCATATTGCATGGGAAAATGATAGCAAGTTCAATGCCTGGAAGTGATCTTGGACCTAGGATGTTAGTCGGCAAGCTAATAGCTTGGAGAACTGAAGTAACTGTAACCCCTACATTATTAGGTCAGATGATAGTTGATTTCGGTAAAATTGGAGTTGCAGTCGAGATGTGCCTTCTTGGATTCATCTTAGGAACAGGATATAAGATAATTAAAATCACTAAAGACTCATTTTATATTGCAATATACAGTTTAATATTGACTTATTCCATCTTGGGAGTTGAAACTGGAATATTGGATATACAAATACTGTTCTACTTCCTTATAATATCCTTTATCTATTTAGCAGCCATCTTAAAAGATAAAGGCATTAAAATCTATTAA
- the cbiQ gene encoding cobalt ECF transporter T component CbiQ yields the protein MAIEQVRSLEFIASRDTIIHNLEGRVKLVAILLIILFTVFSDRLIVPIVLECFLLIVMYLAELSFKESFKRVLLLLPFGGFVIAFQPFIHPGNIIWQGPYSWLFITDTGLNWTVLLFARLIVCLTAIVILSSTSPMQEVVQSFRKLGMPRDLAMILTIMVRFLFIFVDELRDIRQSMTSRNFDPFNDNISYKWRVKQVGYSIAMMFLKAYEKGEAIYLSMASRCFSDNSNLYHAKTILGRSEYIYLAIIIGIIIVLQLLVVFYSNNLAYLGVSLSL from the coding sequence ATGGCAATAGAACAAGTTAGATCATTAGAGTTTATAGCTTCTAGGGATACAATTATCCATAATTTGGAAGGAAGGGTTAAGCTTGTAGCCATTTTGCTCATTATTCTTTTCACTGTTTTTTCAGATAGGCTAATAGTTCCAATAGTATTGGAATGCTTTTTACTCATTGTAATGTATTTGGCTGAATTGTCATTTAAGGAAAGCTTTAAGAGAGTTCTACTTCTTTTGCCATTTGGGGGATTTGTGATAGCATTCCAACCATTTATACACCCTGGTAATATCATTTGGCAGGGTCCTTATTCATGGTTGTTTATCACTGATACCGGTTTAAATTGGACAGTTCTTTTATTTGCAAGATTGATTGTTTGTTTAACAGCTATTGTTATCCTTTCATCTACCTCTCCTATGCAGGAAGTGGTGCAATCATTCAGAAAGCTTGGAATGCCAAGGGATCTTGCAATGATTCTAACTATTATGGTAAGGTTCCTGTTTATCTTTGTAGATGAATTAAGGGACATTAGGCAATCAATGACCTCAAGAAACTTTGATCCATTCAATGATAATATCTCTTATAAATGGAGAGTTAAGCAAGTTGGATATAGCATAGCAATGATGTTTCTGAAGGCCTATGAAAAGGGAGAGGCCATTTATTTAAGTATGGCGAGCAGATGCTTTTCAGACAATTCCAATTTATATCATGCAAAGACAATCCTTGGAAGATCTGAATATATTTATTTGGCTATAATCATTGGCATTATAATTGTTTTGCAATTGCTTGTAGTGTTTTATTCCAATAATTTGGCTTATTTAGGTGTTTCCTTATCATTATAA
- a CDS encoding YnfA family protein, producing MINTLKSIIFFIIAGFFEIGGGYLIWLWLREGKGIEFAILGAIILILYGIVPTFQPASFGKTYAAYGGVFIALSLLWGWKIDNVVPDQFDIIGACIALIGVFVIMYWPRVLS from the coding sequence ATGATAAATACATTGAAATCAATTATTTTCTTCATAATTGCCGGATTTTTTGAAATCGGTGGAGGATATTTGATTTGGTTATGGTTAAGGGAAGGTAAAGGAATAGAATTCGCTATTTTAGGAGCAATTATTTTGATTCTTTATGGTATTGTTCCAACATTTCAACCAGCCAGCTTTGGAAAGACTTATGCTGCTTATGGTGGTGTATTCATAGCATTGTCTCTTTTGTGGGGTTGGAAAATTGATAATGTTGTTCCGGATCAATTCGATATAATTGGTGCATGTATAGCTTTAATAGGTGTATTTGTGATAATGTATTGGCCTAGGGTATTGTCATAA
- a CDS encoding FeoA family protein, with amino-acid sequence MIKKLNELKSGETGVLASYGSGGDLELKRHLLGMGFVKGADVEVEKVAPLGDPIQVKVKGYSVCLRKEEAKNIEIEV; translated from the coding sequence ATGATAAAAAAATTAAACGAACTCAAATCTGGAGAAACCGGGGTTTTAGCTTCTTATGGTTCCGGTGGTGACTTGGAATTAAAAAGACATTTGCTTGGTATGGGCTTTGTTAAGGGTGCAGATGTAGAAGTGGAAAAAGTTGCACCTCTCGGAGATCCTATTCAAGTAAAAGTTAAAGGATACTCTGTATGTCTTAGAAAAGAGGAAGCTAAAAACATTGAAATCGAAGTATAA
- the feoB gene encoding ferrous iron transport protein B, which translates to MANLKIGLAGNPNVGKTTLFNTLTGLNQHVGNWPGKTVAQAKGHYKHNGNEVEVIDLPGNYALSAHSMEEIVSRDFIVDEDADVIVNIIDAANIERNLYLTVQMMELGANLVVALNMNKYAQDKGYTIDAKKLSELLGVPVVEIEANSDTGKEELLKTVEQAAQNPVNTTERLVYNNELKEHIAELQAVIEEDKNLLDVPSSWIAIKLLENDEIVEEKIQGSSKRNNIQAETKKVKEHLQGIFGEDSEEVIANARYAFIDGLLKESLTKPDHLKVTISEKIDKIITNRILGFPIFIVIMYAMFEIVFTFGAPFQDLIDEFFGMLGDFVIASLGETMLSSFLVDGLIGGVGGVLVFLPQIILLFLIISFLEDCGYLARAVFVMDKLMHKFVGLHGKAFIPMLLGFGCGVPGIMATRTMENEKDRLITMLIVPFMSCSARMPVYLLLVGAFFAAHESLVILSLYLLGIIVAVIVAFILRKTTFKEMSAPFVMELPDYKLPTIRGILMHTLEKSWGFIKKAGTIILVASIVIWMLSYFPAGVEYGSQESAIGTIGTVIAPVFAPLGFGEWQPAVALAFGLVAKEVVVGTFSSLFGVAEEGAGIAAAMHGIFTPLTAYVFMVFVLLYIPCFAALGAIKQETGGWKYPLIMSAVTLVTAYVVAFIVYMVGLGLGLG; encoded by the coding sequence ATGGCAAATCTTAAAATAGGTTTAGCAGGTAATCCTAATGTAGGAAAAACCACTTTATTCAATACTTTAACTGGTTTAAACCAACATGTAGGTAATTGGCCTGGTAAAACCGTAGCACAAGCAAAAGGTCATTATAAGCATAATGGCAATGAAGTTGAAGTAATAGATTTACCTGGTAACTATGCTTTAAGTGCTCATTCTATGGAAGAGATCGTATCAAGAGACTTCATCGTGGATGAAGACGCTGATGTGATTGTAAACATCATAGATGCAGCAAACATTGAGAGAAACTTGTATCTCACTGTTCAAATGATGGAACTTGGAGCTAACTTGGTTGTCGCATTGAACATGAATAAGTATGCTCAAGACAAGGGTTATACCATTGATGCGAAAAAACTTTCTGAATTATTAGGAGTTCCAGTAGTTGAGATTGAAGCAAATAGTGATACCGGTAAGGAAGAATTACTTAAAACCGTTGAACAAGCAGCTCAAAACCCAGTGAACACTACTGAAAGGTTGGTTTATAACAATGAACTTAAAGAACATATTGCTGAGCTTCAGGCTGTTATAGAAGAAGACAAGAATTTATTGGACGTTCCTTCATCTTGGATTGCAATCAAATTGCTTGAAAACGATGAGATTGTAGAAGAGAAAATTCAAGGTTCTTCAAAAAGGAATAACATTCAAGCTGAAACCAAAAAAGTCAAGGAACACTTGCAAGGCATTTTTGGTGAAGACAGTGAAGAGGTTATTGCAAATGCAAGATATGCATTCATTGATGGGCTCTTAAAGGAATCCCTTACAAAACCTGATCATTTGAAAGTAACCATCAGTGAAAAAATCGATAAAATCATTACTAACAGAATATTAGGATTCCCGATTTTCATAGTTATAATGTATGCAATGTTTGAGATTGTATTTACATTCGGTGCACCTTTCCAAGACTTGATTGATGAGTTCTTTGGAATGCTTGGTGACTTCGTTATCGCTTCCCTTGGTGAAACAATGCTTTCATCCTTCCTCGTTGATGGGCTCATTGGAGGAGTAGGTGGGGTACTTGTATTCTTGCCTCAAATTATCCTATTGTTCTTGATTATCAGTTTCCTTGAAGATTGCGGTTACTTAGCAAGAGCAGTATTTGTTATGGACAAGTTAATGCATAAGTTTGTTGGATTGCATGGTAAGGCATTTATCCCTATGCTTTTAGGATTCGGTTGTGGAGTGCCAGGTATTATGGCAACCAGAACCATGGAAAACGAAAAGGACAGATTAATCACTATGTTAATCGTACCATTCATGTCCTGTTCCGCTAGAATGCCAGTATATCTCTTATTGGTTGGAGCATTCTTCGCAGCTCATGAAAGCCTTGTAATATTATCATTATACTTGCTTGGTATAATTGTTGCAGTCATTGTTGCATTCATATTAAGGAAAACTACATTTAAGGAAATGTCCGCTCCATTTGTAATGGAATTGCCTGACTATAAATTGCCTACTATCAGAGGTATCTTAATGCACACCCTTGAAAAATCTTGGGGATTCATTAAAAAGGCAGGTACCATTATTCTTGTTGCAAGTATTGTAATCTGGATGTTAAGTTACTTCCCTGCAGGAGTTGAATACGGATCTCAAGAAAGTGCTATCGGTACTATCGGTACTGTAATCGCACCAGTATTTGCTCCTTTAGGATTTGGAGAATGGCAACCTGCTGTAGCATTGGCATTCGGTCTTGTTGCTAAGGAGGTTGTAGTAGGTACCTTCAGTTCGTTATTTGGAGTTGCCGAGGAGGGAGCCGGAATCGCGGCAGCAATGCATGGAATATTCACTCCGCTTACAGCTTATGTATTTATGGTATTTGTATTGCTCTATATTCCTTGTTTCGCAGCTCTCGGGGCAATCAAACAGGAAACTGGCGGATGGAAATATCCATTGATCATGTCTGCTGTTACCTTAGTGACTGCATATGTGGTTGCTTTCATAGTATATATGGTAGGACTGGGATTAGGATTGGGTTAA
- a CDS encoding DUF6110 family protein: protein MYRDLRDKAFEHKHALIFVGGIAAAVVGKKILESQTSKDYAAKGMAKVLTCKSELEESIQDIKDNAEDIHTDAKAAKKEAVCVDVTAEEE from the coding sequence ATGTATAGAGATTTAAGAGACAAAGCTTTTGAACATAAGCACGCATTGATTTTTGTAGGAGGAATAGCTGCTGCAGTGGTAGGTAAAAAAATCTTGGAATCCCAAACCAGTAAAGACTATGCTGCAAAAGGTATGGCTAAAGTCTTAACTTGCAAAAGCGAACTTGAAGAATCCATTCAAGACATTAAGGACAATGCAGAAGATATCCACACTGATGCAAAAGCTGCAAAAAAAGAAGCAGTATGCGTTGATGTAACTGCTGAAGAAGAATAA
- a CDS encoding adhesin, with amino-acid sequence MKKPGFLNKITIIDILIIICIIGAAGFAIYHMADDDSLNASATSFDYSTNSKILETYLDYYKNGNVVTSTIVGTDARTREKVELNGKVLWLGESENQKINVLLDNNGKPLLAGFYKDVPNADLFIDSISLESNGDTYKNVKDISVAPKEIGNINDLISEMPNGSHCEISTSIAIDNLDGVKYQKLLNALYDNKKPCIVMNAETNVLEINRANKTDLKTASEILGDFDGQTSQIKIRTYN; translated from the coding sequence ATGAAAAAACCAGGTTTTTTAAATAAGATTACAATTATTGACATCTTAATAATTATCTGCATAATCGGTGCAGCGGGATTTGCCATTTACCATATGGCGGATGATGACTCCTTAAATGCCTCCGCCACTTCTTTTGACTATTCCACCAATTCAAAAATACTTGAAACCTATTTGGATTACTATAAAAACGGCAATGTTGTTACAAGCACAATTGTTGGAACCGATGCAAGAACCAGAGAAAAGGTTGAACTAAATGGAAAAGTCCTATGGTTAGGGGAAAGTGAAAATCAAAAAATAAACGTTCTCCTTGATAATAATGGCAAACCATTGCTTGCTGGATTCTACAAGGATGTGCCAAATGCAGACTTGTTCATTGATTCAATTAGCTTAGAGTCAAACGGAGATACCTACAAGAATGTCAAGGACATTTCTGTCGCTCCAAAAGAAATCGGCAATATCAATGATTTAATCAGTGAAATGCCTAATGGAAGCCATTGTGAAATCAGTACAAGCATTGCTATAGACAATCTTGATGGCGTAAAATATCAAAAATTGCTAAATGCATTATATGATAATAAAAAGCCTTGCATTGTCATGAATGCTGAAACCAATGTTCTTGAAATCAATAGAGCAAATAAAACTGATTTGAAGACCGCTAGTGAAATATTAGGCGATTTCGATGGTCAGACTAGCCAAATTAAAATCAGAACTTATAATTAA
- the cbiM gene encoding cobalt transporter CbiM encodes MHIPDGFIPLGQCAIYYVILIIALYFAGKWARANLDEKRIPLLAVLAAGIFAIMSMNMPIPFGTSGHMVGGALVAIVFMAPEAAILVFTAVLLIQALFFGDGGITALGANVFNMAIVGGCVGLYSFKALRGLIGKYPSAFVAAWLATLVAAVVAAIEMAIAGTFPLTVGIASMALYHAFIGIIEGVLTVIVLYALEKFRPDLLAWNRE; translated from the coding sequence ATGCATATACCTGATGGTTTTATACCTCTTGGCCAATGTGCAATCTACTATGTAATCTTAATTATTGCATTGTACTTTGCTGGAAAATGGGCAAGAGCAAATCTTGATGAAAAACGTATACCATTGCTTGCAGTATTGGCTGCAGGTATTTTTGCAATCATGTCCATGAACATGCCAATTCCATTTGGTACAAGTGGTCACATGGTTGGTGGAGCATTAGTAGCTATTGTATTTATGGCTCCTGAAGCTGCTATTTTAGTATTCACTGCAGTATTACTTATTCAAGCTTTATTCTTCGGTGACGGAGGAATCACTGCTTTAGGTGCAAACGTATTCAACATGGCAATTGTTGGAGGATGTGTCGGTCTTTACAGCTTTAAAGCATTAAGAGGATTAATTGGTAAATATCCTTCTGCATTTGTAGCAGCATGGCTTGCAACTTTAGTTGCAGCAGTAGTGGCTGCAATTGAAATGGCTATTGCAGGAACTTTCCCATTGACTGTTGGAATTGCTTCCATGGCACTTTACCATGCATTTATTGGTATAATTGAAGGAGTATTAACTGTAATCGTTCTTTATGCTCTTGAAAAATTCAGACCAGACTTGTTGGCATGGAACAGAGAATAG
- a CDS encoding 4Fe-4S binding protein — MIVIDLDECGVCEKCISVCPKDLIEKRGYTMIIKDGCDDCGICMDMCPLGAIYEE; from the coding sequence TTGATAGTTATTGATTTAGATGAATGTGGAGTTTGTGAAAAATGCATATCCGTTTGTCCAAAAGACTTGATTGAGAAAAGAGGATACACAATGATCATTAAGGACGGCTGTGATGACTGTGGAATATGCATGGACATGTGTCCTTTAGGTGCTATTTACGAAGAATAG
- a CDS encoding PDGLE domain-containing protein, producing MELSQSDKYLIVVGIIFCIALGVLSPYIASGDPDGLEKSAEDAAVGEDVEAPVMESPFPDYTYEPLDKLGEIGVLIFGGLITLVLGLGIGYALKKSD from the coding sequence ATGGAATTAAGTCAAAGTGATAAATATTTAATTGTTGTAGGGATCATATTTTGTATTGCTTTAGGAGTATTGTCTCCTTACATTGCATCTGGCGATCCGGACGGATTAGAAAAATCTGCTGAAGATGCAGCAGTTGGTGAAGATGTTGAAGCTCCAGTTATGGAGTCACCATTCCCGGACTATACCTATGAGCCTTTAGACAAATTAGGCGAAATCGGTGTTTTAATATTCGGTGGACTGATTACACTTGTTCTTGGTTTAGGTATAGGTTATGCATTAAAAAAATCTGACTAG